A window from Setaria italica strain Yugu1 chromosome VIII, Setaria_italica_v2.0, whole genome shotgun sequence encodes these proteins:
- the LOC106804464 gene encoding uncharacterized protein LOC106804464, giving the protein MDDTIFGGYSHALVAKFAEDICREFEISMMGELTLFLRLQIKKNKDGTFVHQGKYIKDVLRKFDMADAKPLSTPMAMKTALDADEDGEPVDQKEYRSMIGSLLYLMATRPDIHFAVCLYRLDHKSTSGTCQFLGSSLVSWSSRKQSSVAQSTTKAKYVAAASCCF; this is encoded by the exons ATGGATGATACTATCTTTGGTGGTTattctcatgctttggttgccaagtttgcagagGATATTTGCAGGGAATTTGAGATATCAATGATGGGAGAGTTGACCTTGTTCCTTAGGCTACAAATCAAGAAAAATAAGGATGGAACCTTTGTGCACCAAGGCAAGTACATAAAGGATGTGTTGAGGAAGTTCGACATGGCTGACGCTAAGCCATTATCAACTCCCATGGCGATGAAGACGGCTTTGGACGCAGATGAAGATGGAGAACCGGTGGACCAGAAGGAGTACCGgagcatgatcggctccctccTGTACCTCATGGCGACGAGGCCGGACATACACTTTGCCGTGTGTCT GTATCGATTGGATCACAAGTCCACTTCTGGTACTTGTCAGTTTCTTGGTTCTTCTTTGGTTTCCTGGTCTTCCCGAAAACAGTCcagtgttgctcagtctaccaccAAAGCcaagtatgttgctgctgctagctgttgtTTCTAG
- the LOC101771045 gene encoding adenylate kinase 4, with protein sequence MAANLEDVPSLDLMHELLRRMKCSSKPDKRLILIGPPGSGKGTQSPLIKDEYCLCHLATGDMLRAAVAAKTPLGVKAKEAMDKGELVSDDLVVGIIDEAMKKPSCQKGFILDGFPRTVVQAQKLDEMLEKKGTKVDKVLNFAIDDAILEERITGRWIHPPSGRSYHTKFAPPKVPGVDDVTGEPLIQRKDDTAEVLKSRLEAFHRQTEPVIEYYSKKGMVANLHAEKPPKEVTAEVQKALS encoded by the exons atggcggcgaacCTGGAGGATGTGCCATCGCTGGATCTGATGCACGAGCTTCTCCGCCGCATGAAGTGCAGCTCCAAGCCCGACAAGCGACTCATCCTCATCG GTCCACCTGGATCTGGCAAGGGAACACAGTCTCCTCTTATTAAAGATGAATATTGCTTATGCCATTTAGCCACCGGTGATATGTTGAgagctgctgttgctgctaaGACTCCTTTAGGTGTTAAGGCAAAAGAAGCAATGGACAAG GGAGAGCTTGTTTCTGATGATTTGGTTGTTGGGATTATTGATGAAGCCATGAAGAAACCTTCATGCCAAAAGGGATTCATTCTTGATGGGTTCCCTCGCACTGTTGTTCAAGCTCAAAAG CTCGATGAGATGCTTGAAAAGAAAGGAACTAAGGTTGACAAGGTTCTTAATTTTGCAATTGATGATGCAATTTTGGAAGAAAGAATCACTGGCAGATGGATCCATCCCCCCAGTGGTAGGAGTTACCACACAAAATTTGCACCCCCAAAGGTTCCTGGAGTTGATGAT GTCACTGGAGAACCACTGATTCAAAGGAAGGATGACACAGCTGAGGTTTTGAAGTCTAGGCTTGAAGCTTTCCACAGACAAACTGAACCG GTGATTGAGTATTACTCCAAGAAGGGCATGGTGGCGAACCTTCACGCTGAGAAGCCACCGAAGGAAGTGACGGCTGAGGTCCAGAAAGCCCTCTCTTAA
- the LOC101776047 gene encoding uncharacterized protein LOC101776047: MDFQGRRRAAAALVAAVAAWFFLWFRRRSEDARSITYGPMAERDRERNSNLRFIYESDDVHCVNLLRMRRAPFFQLCDLFRSRELVVDSIHATVEEQVAMFLHVVGHNQRFRVINMTFRRSIETISRFFHQVLYAVGELRNELIVPPSTSVHPRILGSRRWNPYFKDCIGAIDGTHVLARVPLKMQAAFRGRKHTITQNVLAAVDFDLRFTYVLAGWEGSAHDALILSDALERTDGLTVPQGKFYLVDAGYAARPGFLPPYRGTRYHLREFGSNRPQNQRELFNLRHSSLRVTVERAFGALKNRHGEDEHVPTEAAWTPNSTDTPPEPELSADNGTWAQQRDAWAAQMWQNRGSSRDMAVMGEDVVGVVNEAGAEGGVAAVEEVFPAAPPPNGPQPGGPMQWTSVQSAFMLRRFHDLVGQGVKTDKGFKEVHVRQVARMVSDFAERWVKIARLKDLSGALWNEDHHMIVLEEEHLIGHTKDHPADAKFLNTPIENYVQMEAIFGSSQATGRFAMGSNEPLGVPTDLGHLEGEDLATETINLDGNEGDSGKKNKDSNGMDTSKSSDNKEGRGGKRRKLGEEEYQLMHGMTVAVASVAEALKAPQHNEVHADLYGCVMSCPGYTQEALMFALVYLLKNKAEGLCFVQMSEAHRILWLRTYLSQSNFL, encoded by the exons ATGGACTTCCAAGGTAGGCGccgggctgcggctgctcttgttgctgctgttgctgcttggTTTTTCTTGTGGTTTAGAAGGAGAAGTGAGGATGCTCGATCTATTACCTATGGTCCCATGGCAGAGAGGGACAGAGAGAGGAATAGCAACCTCAGATTCATTTATGAATCTGATGATGTGCATTGTGTCAACCTGCTAAGAATGAGAAGGGCACCTTTTTTCCAACTGTGTGACCTGTTTAGGTCTAGAGAGTTGGTTGTGGATAGCATCCATGCCACTGTTGAAGAACAGGTAGCAATGTTCTTGCATGTAGTTGGACACAACCAAAGGTTCAGGGTCATTAACATGACATTTAGGAGGTCAATTGAAACTATCAGTAGGTTCTTTCATCAAGTCTTGTATGCAGTTGGTGAGTTGAGAAATGAGTTGATTGTTCCACCATCCACTAGTGTCCATCCTAGGATCCTTGGCAGCAggagatggaacccatatttcaag gattgcataggagcaattgatGGGACACATGTCTTAGCTAGAGTGCCTTTGAAGATGCAAGCTGCCTTTAGAGGCAGGAAGCACACCATCACTCAGAATGTACTTGCAGCAGTGGACTTTGATCTAAGGTTCACATATGTGCTTGCTGGTTGGGAGGGATCAGCACATGATGCTCTGATTTTATCAGATGCTCTTGAAAGGACAGATGGTCTTACAGTCCCACAAG GGAAATTCTATCTTgtggatgctggatatgcagccAGGCCTGGGTTCCTGCCACCATATCGTGGTACAAGGTACCACCTGAGGGAGTTTGGTTCAAATAGGCCACAAAATCAAAGAGAGTTGTTTAACCTGAGGCATTCTTCCCTTAGGGTGACAGTAGAGAGGGCCTTTGGTGCTTTAAAGAATAG GCATGGAGAAGATGAACATGTTCCCACTGAAGCTGCTTGGACTCCTAACTCAACTGATACCCCCCCTGAGCCAGAACTTAGTGCTGATAATGGAACCTGGGCACAGCAAAGGGATGCATGGGCTGCACAAATGTGGCAGAATAGGGGATCTTCTAGA GACATGGCTGTGATGGGTGAGGATGTGGTTGGTGTTGTCAATGAGGCAGGGGCCGAGGGTGGGGTGGCTGCTGTGGAGGAAGTGTTCCCAGCAGCCCCTCCACCCAATGGACCCCAGCCTGGGGGGCCAATGCAATGGACCAGTGTTCAGTCAGCCTTCATGCTTAGGAGGTTTCATGATCTGGTTGGGCAAGGGGTCAAAACTGACAAAGGCTTCAAGGAAGTGCATGTTAGGCAAGTTGCTAGGATGGTCTCTGATTTTGCTGAG AGGTGGGTTAAGATTGCTAGGCTCAAGGACCTCAGTGGTGCTCTCTGGAATGAGGACCATCATATGATAGTCCTTGAGGAGGAGCATCTGATAGGGCACACTAAG GATCATCCTGCTGATGCCAAGTTCTTGAACACCCCAATTGAGAACTATGTCCAAATGGAGGCCATTTTTGGGTCTAGTCAGGCTACTGGTAGGTTTGCCATGGGTTCCAATGAACCTTTAGGTGTACCTACTGACCTTGGACACCTTGAGGGGGAGGATCTTGCAACAGAGACAATTAATTTAGATGGGAATGAGGGTGATTCTGGTAAGAAAAATAAAGACTCCAATGGGATGGACACCTCTAAGAGTTCTGATAATAAGGAAGGGAGAGGTGGTaaaaggaggaagttgggtGAGGAAGAATACCAGCTGATGCATGGTATGACTGTTGCTGTTGCCTCTGTTGCAGAAGCCCTGAAAGCTCCTCAGCACAATGAGGTCCATGCAGATCTCTATGGTTGTGTCATGTCCTGTCCTGGGTACACACAGGAGGCCTTGATGTTTGCACTTGTGTACTTGCTCAAAAACAAAGCAGAAGGTCTATGCTTTGTTCAGATGAGTGAAGCCCATAGGATCCTTTGGCTTAGGACCTACCTGAGCCAATCTAACTTCCTCTAG